The window CGGCGAGGTAGCGTTCACATCAGCACCTAAATTCGAAATCGTTTAGTCGCAACGTTATTCAGAGATCGTTTAAAACAACTTTAGATATATTCTACTTATGCCATGGGATGGAGTTATCGTGCGATTAGGCGAGGAATTGGAGGATTTTTTGTACAGAAAGGCAGCGGATGCACGATGATATTAGATGGTGAGTCGAGACAAGCACGAACGCGTGAACTTACCCGATTTCAACAGCATTTGTACCAACGAGGGATCTCCTTTCAAAATGGCCAGGTCGAGAGCCGTGGGTTTCTGATACTCGGGTCCGAGATCGAGACGAGCGCCTTGCTTTAGCAGCAGATCGATCACCGTCGGATCGCCGCCGAGGATCGCGTAATGCAGAACAGTCCGGTAGTCGTGTCGCGAATCAGCCATGGAATTAACGTCAGCTCCGTAGCTCAGCAGAAGCAGCACCGAAGCTATACCCTGACACGAACACCACGTTCTCATCCAATAAATATAGCTCTCGGTTTTCGCCATCTCGATCATTTACCTGTGGCAGTCTCGCCGCTTTCATCAACGGTGTGAGTCCAGCGCGATCCCGCGTATTCGGTTGAGCCCCGAACGCTAACAACAACTCCATGCATTGCAGATCCAACGGAGAGACCAGATTAATTTCCGATCCAAAGAAGTATCTTTTATTCGGATTCGCGCCAGCTTCCAGCAGAACTCTGGCCACCTCTACGTGCCGATTTTTCAAAGCGAGCCGCAGCGGTTCGTCGCACAAAGTTGTCCTGCACAGATCATCGTAGATCTTACCGTTATCCATTCTATTCTCTCTATcctctaattttaatattatccagtccgttttcttccctttctttagCTAGGTTTCTTCTTTCTCGATCGTTTCCCGTTTTCCCTCCCTCCCGCTCCACCTCTTCGTCTCCCTCTACCATCCATCGTTTCTTAACATCGACAAAAATAAATGACGACAATTTTATTCGCGTATACAGAGAGATGTAATTAAATCTAGCGATAGGAATTCATAGTATGGAAAGCGGCTAATCTTTGGCTCCCGCTCCAAGGTCGTTAAGACAATTAATTTCTCATCGAAAGATCACGCATCGACGTCAGCTACGCTATCCGTATAATTGCGATTGGTTGATGTTTGTCGATCAAGATCGACAAATGCATCGTGACTAGCGTAGCACGAATAAACATTGATAAACAGATTAGAGAAATTAGCAGAGAAAAGAAAGGCTCCACAAAGGGCGAACGAGAAAGAGGCAGAGAGGAAAGAAGGTGGATAACAAGGagatggaagaaaaaagaagaagacagaAAGAGATCGTCGTACCTTGGAAAAAGTTCTCCGGTTTCCGGTCTATGATCGACTTTGGCACCATGCTCGAGCAATACTTTTACTAAATCCAAATAACCATGTTCAGCAGCAAGATGCAACGCCGAATAGCCACATTCGTCGGTCGCATCGATGTCCGCGCCACGTACCAGCAACAACTGAGCCGCTTCCGTGTACCTCTGCCACACGGCGTAATGCAACGGCCTCAATCCCTGCGTTACAGGTTCGTTCGCCTTTGCTCCGCAGGCCAGCAGGATTCGAATCTCGTCGAGCGATTGCAATCGAATTATAGCATCGGCTAGCTCTCGCTGCAATGGATTGGCGATGCATTCCGAAGGCATCTGTTGCGCATAGTGGAAATCAACAAAAAACAAGGATTAACTGTACAGTCACGGATTCTCCTTATCGCTATAATTTTTCAGCTGCaaaaaaaatcattttacgGTCACATCACTTCCATCTAGTACTTGTCCAGTTCCCGATTCTACGATCGCCGTGTTTATTGCTCGTTCAACCTCGAGTCGACGCGCAGTGTCGCTTGATTCTCGCGCGCGTGAATCACCGAACCAACCGCAACAGATACGATTTGCTCTCCGACGGAACGATCGAGATCTCGACTGTTTCGAACGTCGCCGCGTCGAGACCGTGCCAAAGTGGTGATACAATTTTGGCGATGATATCGGAAGCGCGTCGATCGAGCCGATCGAGAAACATCGCCTAGCCTATTTTTCTTCGGGAACCACTCTACTACCGTTTGCTCTTCTTTCTTACACCATTTTGCGTCCTCGATCTTATACTTTGTCCGTCGAACCCGCATCTTCTTGCCGCTCGTTCATTCCTTTCTTTCACCCTTCACTTTCACACGCCTCGAAACATACGTAGAATGGAATTGTTGGTTCGTCGATTTTTAGGCAAGATAGAACGCGATGACCCGTTAAATGACACTACGCGAAGATGCGATGCAACGCAACTACTTGCGAGACGCAGCATGGACACGATGATACGACGCGACGCCACGCGACGATTCGAGGTGAAAGAGAAAAACGTTAGTGCGACAGTCTTTCTAAATTACGCGTGATCGGAGAAAATGTCGCGTTTGACGTTTCTTTCGCAAATCTCGTTCATGGTTATTTACTCACGGTGAATACTCTGCGATGTTCCAGCATGTAGAATCGATGTTGTAAACTGTCTTCTTTGTCGGAAAGTCGGTCCTATTTAAAGCTTTGAACGGTGATTCCGCCCGAAAATAACACAAAGGGAACGCGCGGGAGTGTGCGCACCAAATCATCTGTTCGCGACAACTACGCAATTTTCGTTTCGAAGAACTCGATTCGAAGTCGGGTACTCTTGTTCTCGCCTCTTTCTTCGATCCTCCGTTTTACAATCTCatttctttcgaattttccCAATGTCTCATCGacgtttctctccctttctctctctatctattcttttttttcacaGCTTGCTTCGCATCCTCTCGAGTTTTCGCCGATCGAAATCAAAATCGATGCACGCGTCTTTGGCGAGTCGGCATTCGTGTCCGTACGTCGAGATAAACTGTCCAGTCATTATCGCTCTAGCTGTCTCGGTCCGTTCACTGAGCATCTCTTCTCAACCGTGGCTCGATGCTAAATCGAATCGACGGCACACGAGTTCCAATCACGCGAGATTCATCAGCGTATTTACGGGCCTCCGTCTCGTAGCAAAATCCCTTTTACATTTACACGGTGCGTATAGAATTGTTTGTTTAGGCAAactgaaaagagaaaaattcgcGAAAGACCGTGTTTCTAAGAAAAGACTACGTTTCGTGAAAAACAACCAAAGTACTCGAGCGTTTCGCATTTCCCTCGTCTGCCAAATACGCTCTAATTATCGCAACTCGATGCAACGCGATAACACCCCCCATGGAATTTTCGGAAAGATCGATATTGATATTTCTCTACTAGCATAGGTATTAACTATCGGGTTTTAACGACGAAACAACGAGATTTATCGTTAATATGGTACATGGAATCGTGGCAACGAAAATAAGTGAAACACAATTTACGATTTAACGAAATAACTGAACGCAGTCACATTTTTGGAAGTACTTTTATTAAGAAATACTTTGCACTTATTAAATGCCTTATATTcttaattcattttaattataataattattgttatagcGTTGTCCTATCTTTCTACTTAGAAGCATGCTTCGCTAACACACGTTACACGACCCTAAATTATAAGCAATTTTTTTTGTCCTTAACGTACAGCTTATGCGTAAATCAAACAACAATACTTTAATTTCACGAAGCCGACAAGTGCAGAGTTTTCAATGGAAATCTTCGCAACCTACGAAAAATTCTGTACAGAAGTGCCTATGTGTTGCGATTCGAGGAAACTTCAAATTCGTTACCGTTGCTGCGATTTTAGCGTTCTTATTATCGAATAATAGATATTTGTATGAGCTACGATATCGATCGTTATGATGGAGAGCCGATTTATCGGAAGTTTCCTCTCTCGAAATCAGTTCGGTAATCGTGCGAACGATGCCGTTGCCCTTTTACCATCTCTCTGCCTCGTCATACACGCCATTCCATGCGTTTTCGTATCATTTAAGGGCCACGACAGAAATTTTAGAaacaaggaagaaaaagaaatacaattcGATACTTTCTCCTTCTCCCACACCATCTATACTTCtccttttactttttattctcCTTGGtaatcttttatatttcaatttttcacgatAAGACTCGGAGCGACGAGTGCAACACACTTTCGCGAGAATGCGGTCCAACTTAATAGCGCAGGGCTTTGCGCGACATTTCCATATCATGTATCTATATTTGCCGCTAATCGCTAATTTATCCGTCTATTTGCGACGCGTACTGGCGTTCCAAACGCGCGTGCGTCCCTCCCGAAAACACGTGTCACATCGGACGATCCCGTCTTTTCATCGGGAACAAATTATCGCCCGATCGCATTTCATTTCCTTCCGAACGATAAACGTTCCAAGACGGACCTCGCTCGATACGACGCGACGTTACGTTTAATACGTATACACGCTACACTTTCTTAACGGTTACACTAAATTTGTTATTCTTAAGGAACCTACGTTTAGAAAATTGGACTTTTTATAGGCTTATGTTTTCTTCGAAAAATATCTATAGAACGTTCTTCACGATTGTAATTCGAGCAaggaatcgatcgatcggtctGTTATACTTCGGGACGGGAAGATCGACCGAGAGTTTTACCAAATGGACAAATCTTCTAATAAAGTACTCATCGTTCAAGCGGAGTTCGGAAAGTGCAATTTTCCATCATCGCCACCTCTCCCTCACTCTttgtcttctcttctttctcacTCATTCTTTGTTTCACTCACCCGgtttattcttttcttcgtaTAATACCATATCTCGGAAAACATGTTTCTCACGGTAAAAGTTCAATACTTTAGCATTTTAATGGaagatataatacaaaatatatgtatataagtatatgtatttatgtaaatatggaTCAAGCAAAATatgataaaagagaagaaacaatgGGTGCGTAATAAGACCAATGCAAAGACCGATCGATCGCATTCTCCGCTATTCGCAGGGCATTGATCTCGGTAactgtaaaataaaatcttaatatAGCAATCGATTGATTATCGTAAGAAATATAATCGCAAATTCTATCTACAAATAATAATACCGCCATAAAAATGTATTCCGAAGCGATAATCTAATTAAATATAACGTAAACTGCCTCGAAATGGCTACGATCTACGTACTGCTAAGGAAAtgactataataataataataataataataataagagtagtagtagtagtagtagtaatagtagtagtagtagtagtagtagtagtagtagtagttgtagtaatagtagtaatagtagtaatagtaataataataataataattaataataataataataattaataataatcgtaatagtagtaataataataagtcaTCAAGTATCGTTCACGCTTCTTTGATTGTTGTTTAGTTACATAGTTTAAGGGCATTATAATACACGTGAGTATGACACGGCTTTCcactaaaaatatttgttagataCGCTGAGCATTACTGACTTAAGCACTGTACTAAATTTACGTAAAATGTATCGTTATTATTAGAAAACTAATTATTCTTCATTGGTTTGAAATACTGGTTTTTAATAGATCTGTATAAAACCTTTGTCAACTGGAACTCTTTGAACGATGATTCGCGCGATACGAAACCTCAAGCGACGATACTATGTATCTTAATAAAAAACTACTCTCCGTTACTTATTCGTTATTCCAACATCCGATTTTAACCGTACAACACTCGCACAACACTCGCTATACTCTTCAtcccttcctttcttcttctttgacgAAGATCTTGGATCGAATTGAATGTCAACGACCAAACAGTACATAAATGAAACATAAATCATTAGGCTTAAGAGAAGGAAACGAAACCGGATccatttttaaaaaagaagaacaggAGAAAGGATAgacaaaaaacataaaaattatagaatGTCGCAAACGTTTctccctcctctctctctctctctctctccccctcaccctctctctctcttcctcccttcCTTCCTTTGTGCAGTTCGAAAGATTCTATGCAgctataatacaaaattaaacagGTTGAAAAAGAGTGAGGGCAAGGGAGGGAATGATGGAAGGAGAGGAGCGAAAATGAATTTCCCGCATATAACAGATTTTTCCAATTCGTTTCCAACTCGATTTTGCGCGAACGAGATCGAATATCAGGTCTTGCCATGTATCGCGAGTAACCAAATGTTCACAAAGTTTCCTAACCTAATTTTTAGTTGTTTTTTTTTACACGGTATTCCGTATATTGTCAAGTATAAATAAAGTCAGGATTTATCACGAGgccagaataaaaggcagataCGTTCTGAATGATAGGAAATTGTATAGCGTTTTACTCTGAATACTTTTCTTATTTcccccttctttctctttcttcctgttTATCATCATCAGCAGCAACATCATTGTCGCCATCATCAACATCATTACATCATGATATATCATCGTCATcatggtcgtcgtcgtcgtcgttatcATCATAATCATAATCATCTTCATCATCATAATCACCGTCATAATCAACATCAATTATTATCGTCAATACCATCATTACTGTTAtcatatcattatcattatcatcatcatcaccattatcatcatcatcatcatcattatcatcatcatcgtcataatattttcttttcttttcttttcttttccttctttttttcttttttctcatatCTGGCACTCTTCTATTTAGGCTGTTTCACATTTACGGTAATTTACTTTGCTGGATTATTGCATTGCATGGAAAAATATGGCTTTATCCGAATGCTATTTAACAAAGGCAATACACTGTACGATTATagtctgtgtgtgtgtgtgtgtgtgtttgtgtgtgtatgctgcgcgcgcgcgcgtgcacaTACGTGTATTCTACGTTAAGATATACGTGCACGCGCGCTGGTCGTGTATGCACAACTTCAAGTGTATGTAATCATTGTAATCTTTCGAAAAGGCAGATCCAGTATTCATAAAAGGATCGTACAATGTATATTCGATCACCTCTATGAAAACTGCTGGATTTTGACGACAGATTATAAATGTTATTTGTACACTAGCATGTAAAAAGCATTATGCTACGTATGTCATGATCGTTCATTCtccgcttcttttttttttcctttttctttgacAAAGTTAAATTGTAAACTCTTCCAACGAATACCGGTTCATCGAGCATTTGAATGTGTATAGCTATCGATTTATGTATACATGTTCATATGCTTCGTTTATAGATATATGTTCATGTATAATTATCGATGCAACAACTTCTGTTCTCATAACTGTATATTTATaggtgtatgtatatacgtgctTGTGTGTacatgtatgtgtgtatatatatgcatatataaatatataaacacaCGCATATACAAAGGCAGAAAGAAGACACCTTCCACGCGTAAAGTGtctacaaaaatatttgtgtAGTAGACCCAGATTTGCGGTATAAGATTCGACGTGGTTGCGGATCAGCCACGTGTTACCAGTCTTGAACGTAGTGACTAATTCGTTCATGGACGAAGCTAACGATCTTGTAacaactacgatatatcgtacgtcTTTTTCAACCGCGAGCTTCGACCCCATTGTTACCGATTTAATTTCGCGTTAAATAAAAGCAAGCAAGTAAACAACATTCACGAACGACTTGTTCATTTGTTCAATTTGTTGAacattttattcgtttcaatAGGGCCAAAATTCAATGTCTAGAATCTCGGATTAAATCCGGTTTTTGTTCAGATTCGAAAGAAGCAACTTAACTCAGTACACATACATTTTattcaagtatatgtataagtatatattataatattataatatataatatatatatatatatatatatatatatattatatcatatatattataatatttataatatatactatatatatataatatatacaatatttataatatacatttatatatataatataaatatatattataaataatatattatataaatatatatatatacatacacatatatatgtatatacatacatatctatgtacgtatgtacacaTGTACGTACGCACGCGCGCATACACTCAAACACAGGCGCAGACACAGACTTACACTAGGCAGACAGATAGAGACGGACAGACAGGCAGGCCGAACATGACGTGCGCGCACGCCtacgtatatacacacacatatacatatatatatgtataaataggacgtaataaaaaataaccTATTCTACAGATACGTATTATCAAAAGATTTCGAGTGatcgtaaaaatatgatttgCGTGACACGTTCAAACTTTTCCATGAACCGTATTTTGTAAATCTGTTGTAGCAATCTGTGTATAGGACTCAAAAAAATACCTCTTACGTTATCCATGTACGCAAGGTGTATGTGTCACTAAGTAGAAGAACGGAACACGGCCCAAAACTGAACCGTACGGATGGTCTTCGAACGCTACATCGAGACGCGTTACTTCCTTTGattacagtattacgatatagtatGAAAAaccagaaaagaagaaaagtagtATTATTTACAATCAATATTGTATTATTTCCAACTGAATCGTATGAAACGACCGAAAATTCAATCATTAAATGAACGAAATGCTCTTGCATAACTTTTAGATGAtcgttcttcccttttttccatCGCTCTGgtctttcttttcatttcgatGCTGCGTTCGAAAACTCGCACATGATGCGTATGTACACAGAACCGAGCTGTTCGAGACTAAAATCGTGTTTATTGTGTACGATACGTAcactttgttaattattttctattaaattactATCTTCTGTAAATGCAATGAATGTGTATAGTATAACGAGTTTGGCGAAAACGCACTCGCATTGGACATACGTGATCACGTGAATCGTGAATGTATAAACGAGAAACGGATAACTCAGTGTGAGTCAATAAAGATGGGAAGAATGACAGTCTGGAACAGCTCCGACGTggcaataaaaaatttgttcgaTTCAACTCAAGTCTAAAAACTGGCTACTTTTTGTACAGCACTACGGTAGGCTGGAGTTTAGGCTTTCTGGCAAACGATAGTTCATCATATGATATGGCGGACTTGCAGGACTTCCCGGTTGGCTATTCATACCAAGATTACTTGAACCACGACCGCGTTTTCGCCTTTGCAATATACCTTTTCTAACCATATAGAATCGAATCGTACTTATCGGAATTTTGTACTTTTCCGAAGCAACTTGAAATGTCATACCACGTGCTACCATATCCGAAGCTTGCTTCAATTCTTCTTCCGAACGTCTTTGTCGTCTCTGATAGCCTGAAAATTACACAAAAAACGATGAAGCGGAGAAACGATTTTATCCTGTTATCGCTTGATCCGATAAAACCTTAActttttgatataaatataatgccTAATGTACACGATGACTATTTCTCTAATTGTAAAACAATAATGTCACCGGGATTTTTCcctcaatttcttttttattatttgttcattttcttttcttccactaAACTTTCGTTTCTTACCTTCGATCGCAGGAAACGGACTACTAGGATTACAATTACTGCTTGGTACCATGCTAATAGAGTATGGTTTGACATCGTGCTGTTGAGTAAACTGCTCATCCGGCTCCATTTTAACCATTCCCGGTGTTTCAGTTAATGTCGCTTCACAAGCGCTAAGGGCTTTTTCCAAATGCTGTAACGCCTCGCTATGTtccatattcataaaatttgatGAATTCGGATTCTGCGGAACTGGTGTAGTACTGTGTGATGGAGCGCTTGCTGTACTAGTCGCAGCAATTGACGTAGTCTCTAAAAAAGTAGCACTCGAAGTTCCGTCATCAGATGGAGTTTCCTCTCCTTTATAATCAGATCCATCCTGCTGTGCAGCCGTAGATGGTGCAACAGCGGCGTTAGAGTCACATTGTTGAGAACTACTTTCACTCGAAGAATTATCATTCCCTTGAGTGGATAAACCACGAACCTAGTAACGATATTACTACCATAAGAATTATTCGAATCAATGTGTACTTGTTCTAAAACATTACTTACAAAGATAGATAGTAAATCTGTACTTGAACAGTATTGTTATCCACTTACCTGTAAAACTTCAGCAGCTTGCATTAATTTACCTAGCTGCTGTTGCTCCACATATACTTCACCACGATACATAAACTCCACTAAAGCTTGAAGTTCCCACATTCTCATATCTCTCAAAAATATAATAGGATGAGTGCATGGTATTTCTAATAGCAAACGTTCCAAATAATCACTACAAGCGGACAGTACCACTTTGTGACATTTTATGGAGCCTCCATCACAGGCTAAAGTGACATCGACAAATTGTTCAGAACTTAAAAGTTTTGGAAATGCACTGTGCATATTTGACTGATGAGAGTTCCATGAAACACAAAATTGTTGGCGGTCCCCACCGGGATAATTACCCGGGTTATGTAAATTGCTACCGCCTTCCATTATTGTGCAGCTTTAGAGCAATTTTCCTGTCAATAACAGATTTCCTTTTATACATTACCTATTTTATACTTTAACaattcaagaaatattttttatattatcaaagaAATGCTACAAACAATCCAACATTGAACAATACATAAAGCACAATTTCAATTGTTATGAAATGAATATCATGAATAATTTCTGTATCGTTGTAAAATTTATGACAtcactttatatattattccaaATGCTTTCTATCTTATCATAGATATTGCTCGTGTtgatattattatcaaattttctcTTTCCCTGTATCTACCAAACGATGTTATCTTTTACCTTCATTTACATCAAGGTATGTGATGTTAAGAAAATTTGATGTATTTCAAAGAAACTCATTAATGCAAATTTATCCAACTTCAAACCtaacataaatagcaataaatAAAAGCTACATACAGAGATTCGATAGGCAAATAGATCATCAAATTTCTTTTACTACAGCATTGTAATTTGGTAATGTgattaaacaataaatttgaCAATAGACTCCattcataaaaataagaaatatatgcTTGCTAAATGTAGAATATGAAAAAACCAAATATAAACATAGAAAATAGACTTACttaagaaaatttgtttaatacaaTGTACAATATGGCTGTATTACCAAAGAAACTTTAGTATCAGTTATACGCGTTCGACTACTGCcataagtaattatatataaatacataatataccattgaaaaatgtaaaagataaaattaCGATCGGATATTCGAATTAGTAATTCTACCGTAGCTTAGTAGAATTAGAAACGAGGAGGCCAACATCGAGAAACTTTTAAAGAAATTCCATGGCACTAGCCGAGAGCGAATGTGCAACAAAACAAATCTGTCGTCGGAAGCACATAAACGAATTCCTcgagaaaaatgtttaaatacaaACTTTAGTTACGCGGCGTTTATCGTAATCACGTGCTCAAAGCACACTAGCCGACAGGTTAAccaaaaaatattcaatgtacGCGATCAGGTATAAGATTTTTTTGTCAATAGAAAAATGGTGAAATCTTTGTGGGAGACGCTGTCGGCGTGAGTGCCATCACCCCCCAGGAACGCCTTGAACACAAGTttcgtctttctttttaatttccgATATCGAATCCTATCAACTTTCCGAATGTAGACAACGAAATGTAATatgaattttccaataaatgatTTCACTCACGAATTTCCAGCTCGATTGACTCCTTTCAGATTTTCGCGTCGCTTTCGGGAAGAATCCCTTAAGAAAACATTCATCCGCCGAGATTTGCACTAGCTAGGGGAGCTGGAACGAAAGGGTGGGGGTAGTAAGGCTGGGGGTAGCTTAGTGGAACACTAGCGCACCTCTTGCCTTTCCTGTGAAAACTCTTACGAACGTTCAACTCCCTGAGCCTCACTCTAAAACTCTTCTATCTATACTTATGCATTATTTATCTGcgtatatatttttactatacgTCGTACAAATTTCTTGCTCTTTTAGTTCAATAATTTCACCGTTTTATACAATCTCTGttagcaaatttatattttaatcaaaatatttctattctacGCTTTTCATCATACTAATCTTCTATCATACTAACGGATCATTTCtcaatttatattaaatctcATCTTCTATCGAATAACTAATCAAACGACACGTACTTCATGTTTTTACCGGTTGAAtagtttgaaaataataatttccgaaaATTCGTTTCTTTGTTAACGCCTCTCCATCTTTCCTTAATGCTAAAATTTCTACGAATCTCGACAAACCTAATTATGTTGcatatttgttaattaaaataagaCGTTGTTTCTCCAAACTGAATTCTATATTCTATGCACATTCGCGCCATTACATGAGAACGCTCCataaattttaacgaaattaGGTTATCAACATTATCATCGATTCAAGCTTCCAACGTATACCACCAAAATATTAAAACACTACTCGGACGACAATTGGTTAAAgcgattatttttatattaacgaCTTTATGCCTCtatgtttttaaattttctcttttttcactatataatttatagattcctatattatataattttcaccTATGTAACCGATTCAGACATATCTTCTATTAAAATTATCGATTGTGTCGCAACCAATGAAAATAGATTGCTGTTTGGTTAATTTTATTCGTGAATTTGATTGGTTTAGGAAAATATTCCAAAGTAAACTACTTAtgtatctctttttcttttattggcaaataattgttatttgatGCGATTCTGAATGTTAATATAACTAGTTATGACGAGATgtaatttcatgaaatatacatatatacgaaaTTGTTATTAATCTCTAATACTTTGATTCATTGTATAATCTTAAATCTATGTATACCATGATTAAAAAGTAACTATCTTTTTTTGTGCATGGTATTAGATAAACATtgatttcattgcattttatatctgtctatttatctatctatctatctatctatctatctatctatctatctatctatctatctatctatctatctatctatctatatatattatattttactacagAAGAAGGAAGCGGGAGCGCGCGAAATATGTCTAAAATAGGTGGTTATGATACCCACGATGATGGTCCAGGTTTCGTCGGCATTAGATTTTGTCAAGAATGTAATAACATGTTATATCCAAAAGAAGATAAGGAGAATAAAGTACTAATGTACGCAGTAAGtattatatatgtgtgtatatatatatgaaatgtaCGTTGTTTTTTGAATCAATACATTGAAATCTgtttaatttaatcaatttttttttttagtgcaGAAATTGTGATTTCAAACAACTTGCTGATAGCAATTGTATCtacgtaaataaaattatgcaCGAAATAGAGTAAGTGAAAATAATAACTTGTATATTCATACATTCACAGCaacatttatgaaattttgaCAAAAACTTATAGAAGAGTACTTTCCTTTTAAGCATATAATTAAGAGGTCTTAAAAAAGgatttatttaatacatttactACTATTCCATCTCactataatttttatgatttcagcGAGTTGACACACATTGTTGCGGATGTCATATCAGACCCTACTTTACCAAGAACCGAAGAACATCCATGTCCAAAGTGTAACCACAGAGAAGCAGTATTCTTTCAAGCACAGACAAGGCGAGCAGAAGAAGAAATGAGATTATATTATGTGTGTACTAACCAACATTGTTCTCATAGGTGGACAGAATGAAGTT is drawn from Bombus terrestris chromosome 12, iyBomTerr1.2, whole genome shotgun sequence and contains these coding sequences:
- the LOC100643256 gene encoding broad-complex core protein isoforms 1/2/3/4/5; this encodes MEGGSNLHNPGNYPGGDRQQFCVSWNSHQSNMHSAFPKLLSSEQFVDVTLACDGGSIKCHKVVLSACSDYLERLLLEIPCTHPIIFLRDMRMWELQALVEFMYRGEVYVEQQQLGKLMQAAEVLQVRGLSTQGNDNSSSESSSQQCDSNAAVAPSTAAQQDGSDYKGEETPSDDGTSSATFLETTSIAATSTASAPSHSTTPVPQNPNSSNFMNMEHSEALQHLEKALSACEATLTETPGMVKMEPDEQFTQQHDVKPYSISMVPSSNCNPSSPFPAIEGYQRRQRRSEEELKQASDMVARGMTFQVASEKYKIPISTIRFYMVRKGILQRRKRGRGSSNLGMNSQPGSPASPPYHMMNYRLPESLNSSLP
- the LOC100652323 gene encoding DNA-directed RNA polymerase II subunit RPB9 — its product is MSKIGGYDTHDDGPGFVGIRFCQECNNMLYPKEDKENKVLMYACRNCDFKQLADSNCIYVNKIMHEIDELTHIVADVISDPTLPRTEEHPCPKCNHREAVFFQAQTRRAEEEMRLYYVCTNQHCSHRWTE
- the LOC100644616 gene encoding ankyrin repeat and SOCS box protein 16; the encoded protein is MLEHRRVFTMPSECIANPLQRELADAIIRLQSLDEIRILLACGAKANEPVTQGLRPLHYAVWQRYTEAAQLLLVRGADIDATDECGYSALHLAAEHGYLDLVKVLLEHGAKVDHRPETGELFPRTTLCDEPLRLALKNRHVEVARVLLEAGANPNKRYFFGSEINLVSPLDLQCMELLLAFGAQPNTRDRAGLTPLMKAARLPQGIASVLLLLSYGADVNSMADSRHDYRTVLHYAILGGDPTVIDLLLKQGARLDLGPEYQKPTALDLAILKGDPSLVQMLLKSGADVNATSPIIGSPLHVACADNIPNRLEILSMLLERGADPNLVIRSDEGPALRPVLAEYVASNENPSVEVVALLLKYGARVVIKTQFRDPHGILNSLQNTADKPRLLKALLEAAESFDLCMIRRSSSLTDAQKALVMEAARTPLPLTHQARLIVRKLCGTKLPKIVRTLQLPQSLHRYLLYDFH